The Streptomyces sp. NBC_00162 sequence CGTTGATGACCTGCTTGGCCCGCACCTGCGTCTCGTCGCCGCTTTCCAGGTCCGTGACCACGGCGCCGACCACCCGCTCGCCCTGGCGCAGGAAGCGGCTGACCCGGGTGCGGTTGGCGGTCAGTGCCCCGTACGCGGCGGCCGTACGGGCGAGGAACAGGGTGTGCCGGGCGTCGTCGACCTGGGCGTCCCAGTACTGGATGGCGCCCACCAGGGCGTCGGAGCGCAGGGCGGGCGCCTCGCGCAGGGCCCGGTGCTTGCTCAGGTGGCGGTGGACGGGCAGGCCGCCGGAGGTGCCGGAGGCCCGGGCCATCGCGTCGTACAGCAGCACGCCGCTGCCGACGTACGGGCGCTCCGTGACGCGGTGTCGCAGGGGGTAGAGGAACGGCACCGGACGTACCAAGTGGGGGGCGAGGTACCGGAGCAGGAGGCCCCGTTCCTTGAGCGCCTCGGCGACGAGGCGGAAGTCGAGCATCTCCAGGTAGCGCAGGCCGCCGTGGATGAGTTTGCTGGAGCGGCTGGACGTGCCCGAGGCCCAGTCGCGGGCTTCGACGAGCCCGACGCTCAGGCCCCGGGTGGCGGCGTCCAGGGCGGCCCCGCTGCCGACGACGCCGCCTCCGACGACGAGGACGTCGAGTTCGCCCTGTCCCATGCCGGCGAGGGCCTGTGCGCGGGCCCGGGGTGAGAGGGCCACCGGATCGACCATGGTCTCCTCCTCAGTGCTGCGGGCGCGCGCGGCCGATCCGGCCGATCCGGCCGGATCGGCCGGAACCTATTCGACCTTGGCCCAGTCGAGCGTGCGCTCCACCGCACGCTTCCAGCCCTCGTACCCTTCCGCGCGCCGTTCCTCCGACCACTCGGGCGCCCAGCGCTTGGACTCCTGCCAGTGGGTGCGCAGTTCGTCCGTGTCGCGCCAGAATCCGGTGGCGAGTCCGGCCGCATAGGCCGCGCCGAGCGCGGTGGTCTCGGCGACGACGGGACGGCTGACCGGTACGCCGAGGATGTCGGCCTGGGTCTGCATGCACAGGTCGTTGGCCGTGACTCCGCCGTCGACCTTGAGCACGTCGAGGTGGACGCCGGAGTCCTGTTCCATGGCTTCCACCACGTCGCGGCTCTGGTAGCAGATGGCCTCCAGGGTGGCCCGCGCCAGGTGTCCGTTGTCGTGGTAGCGGGCCAGACCGACGATCGCGCCGCGGGCGTCGGAGCGCCAGTACGGGGCGAACAGGCCGGAGAAGGCGGGCACGAAGTAGATGCCGCCGCTGTCCTCGACGGTGCGGGCCAGGCGTTCGCTCTCGGCGGCGTCACCGATGATCTTCAACTGGTCGCGCAGCCATTGCACGGCCGAGCCGGTGACCGCGATGGAGCCCTCGAGCGCGTACACCGCGGGGCTGTCGCCGAACTGGTACGCCACGGTGGTCAGGAGCCCGTGCTGCGAGCGGACCAGCTCCGTCCCGGTGTTGAGCACCAGGAAGTTGCCGGTTCCGTACGTGTTCTTCGCCTCGCCGGGCGCGTAGCAGACCTGCCCGACGGTGGCCGCCTGCTGGTCGCCGAGGACACCGGTGATGGGAATGGCCTCGCGCAGCGGCCGGGAGGTGCGGGTCTGTCCGTAGGCCTCCGGGTGGGAGGACGGGTTGATGGTGGGCAGCATGGCCCGGGGTACGCCGAAGAAGCCGAGCAGTTCGTCGTCCCAGTCGAGGGTCTCCAGGTCCATGAGCATGGTGCGGCTGGCGTTGGTGACGTCGGTGGCGTGGATGCCGCCGTCGGGTCCGCCGGTGAGGTTCCACAGCACCCAGCAGTCGGTGTTGCCGAAGAGGGCGTTGCCCTGCTCGGCGGCCTCCCGCACGCCGTCGACGTTCTCCAGGATCCATTGGATCTTGCCGCCGGAGAAGTACGTGGCCGGTGGCAGCCCTGCTTTACGGCGGATGACGTCGCCCTGGCCGCCGCGCTCCAGTGCCGCGGCGATGGAGTCCGTACGGGTGTCCTGCCAGACGATGGCGTTGTAGTACGGGCGGCCGGTGCGGGGGTCCCAGACGACGGTCGTCTCGCGCTGGTTGGTGATGCCGACGGCCGCCAGGTCGGAGGCGTCGAGGTTTCCGTGCCGGAGGGCGTTCTGGATCACCGAGTTGGTGCGTTCCCAGATCTCCACCGGGTCGTGTTCGACCCACCCCGAGCGCGGGAGGATCTGGGAGTGCTCCAGCTGGTGCCGCGCCACCTCGCTGCCGGCGTGGTCGAAGATCATGAAACGGGTGCTCGTGGTCCCCTGGTCCACTGCGCCGACGAAGTCAGCCATGGGGTGCCTCCTCCTCTTGGGGATGCCGTGTGTGGGGGCTGTCCGTCCGGGACGGGATGGACGGTACGAACGGACGTGCCGTGCCGTGCCGTGCCGTGTTCCGCCCGCCCCGGATCCGGTCAGCTCTCCTCCGGTGCCGGTACGCGTCCGGGAGGCTCCGGTTCGGCGGTCGGCAGGAACCGGCCGATGAGGAGCTTGTAGATACCCGCACCCAGCACACCGCCGATGAACGGGCCGATGATCGGCACCCAGAAGTAGAGGTTCCCGTACTGGTCTCTCCATGCCCCTCCGTACCCGGTGAGGAAGCTGGCCAGCCGGGGGCCGAGGTCACGGGCCGGGTTGATCGCGTACCCGGCGTTGGTGCCCCACGCCATGCCGATGGCCACGACGATCAGGCCGACGATGAACGGGGCCAGGTTGGCGCCCGGGGGCGTGCCCAGCAGGTCCGTGACCGCGAAGATCAGCATCAGCAGGATCGCGGTGCCGATGATCTGGTCGCGCAGTGCGCCCCACTCGGTCACCGGCAGGTTGGTGTTTCCGTTGGCCGGGAGCGTGGAGAAGACGCCCTGCGTCTTGATGGTGTGTCCGGGGTCGGCCTTGGCCAGCGCCTCGGTGTAGTTCCAGCGGACGATCAGGGCCGCCACGAAGGCTCCGGCGAGCTGGGCCAGTGCGTAGGGGGCGACTCTCTTCCACGGGAATCCCTTGAAGGTCGCGAGGGCGACGGTCACCGCGGGATTGAGGTGGGCGCCGCTCAGCCTTGCCGCGACGTAGACGCCCAGGGTCACGCCGAGACCCCAGGCCCAGGCGATGCTGTCGTGGTTTCCGAGGCCGCCCGCGGGGTCCGTCAGGGCTCCGCCGGCGACCACCTGGGCCACGACACCACAGCCGAAGAGGATGAGGATCATGGTGCCGGCGAATTCGGCAGAGAGTTCGCCGATCAGCCCATGCGCTTTGAGGCGCTCCTTCATGGGTGCCCGCTTCCCGCCGGTCCGAAGACCGGCATTCGACTGCCCCGAGCCCCCCGGTTCAGCGTAAGACGGGTCGCCCGTACCGGAAAGGCGAGGGCGGTCCGGTCCCCCGGAGGCCGGTCCCCGCTTCGGATTCCCCGGTCCTTCCCCGAGGCGGTCGCCCGAGCTCTCGCGGATGTCCGCGGCGTGGCAGCACACTGTTCGTATGGATCGCCGGCTCCGACCGGGAGGCACACGATGAAGATGTTGATCAACAGTCCGCAGACCGTGGTCGCCGACGCCCTGCGAGGGCTGGCCGCGGCCCACCCGGAACTGGACGTGGACGCCGACGCCCGGGTCGTCGTACGGCGGGACGCGAGTCAGGGCGGGCGGGTCGGTCTCGTCTCCGGTGGCGGCTCCGGACACGAGCCCTTGCACGCCGGTTTCGTCGGACCCGGAATGCTGTCCGCCGCCTGTCCGGGCGAGGTGTTCACTTCCCCCGTGCCCGACCAGATGCTGCGGGCGGCCAAGGCCGTGGACTCCGGCCAGGGGGTGCTGTTCGTCGTCAAGAACTACACCGGGGACGTACTGAACTTCGACATGGCCGCCGAACTCGCCGAGGAGGACGGAATCCGGGTCGAGCGGGTGCTGGTCAACGACGACGTCGCCGTGACCGACAGCCTCTACACGGCCGGGCGTCGCGGCACGGGCGCCACGCTCTTCGTCGAGAAGATCGCCGGGGCGGCGGCGGAGGAGGGCGCGCCGCTGGAGCAGGTCGCCGCGGTCGCCCGGCGGGTCAACGAGGCCTCGGGCAGCTTCGGCGTGGCGCTGAGCGCCTGCACCACCCCCGCCAAGGGCAGTCCCACCTTCGACCTGCCGGACGGCGAGCTGGAGCTGGGCATCGGGATCCACGGGGAGCCGGGCCGGGAGCGGCGCGCGATGATGCCGGCGCGGGAGATCGCCGAGGTCGCGGTGGGTTCCGTACTGGACGACATGGCGAACGCGGCCCCTGTCGACGGGCCGGTACTGGCCCTGGTGAACGGGATGGGCGCGACGCCGCTGCTGGAGCTGTACGGCTTCCACGCGGAGGTGGCCCGGGTGCTGGCGGATCGGGGCGTCCCGGTGGCCCGGACCCTCGTGGGGAACTACGTCACCTCGCTGGACATGGCGGGGTGCTCGGTGACGCTGTGCCGGGCCGACGAGGAAATGCTGCGGCTGTGGGACGCACCGGTGCAGACGGCAGCACTGCGCTGGGGCCGCTGACGCCCTAGGCGGCCCCCCTCTCCCGGGCAGTCGGCGATTGCCTGAGGGCGAGGACGATGAGCAGGGCGAACGCGGCGAGGGCGGTGAGCGTGCGCAGGTTGTTGAAGAGTTCCCAGCGCCGCAGGATCTCCGCGTGATCGACCGGTGCCGAGGTGAGCGCCCATTCCTTGATCCGGCCGTTGATCGGCACGTTGCCGAGCCGGGTTATCAGGAAGGACGCGAGGGTCAGCAGGCCTGCCGTACCCGCGATCAGCCGGGCGCGGCCGCGTGTCAGGGCCGCGAGAGTGAGGGAGCTCAGCGTCGACACGGCCATCGCCGCCTGCATGGTGATGCCGTTCATCTTCATCAGCTCGGCGTGGAACGACAGCCGCGTGTCGAGCGGTACGGCATTGAAGGTGGGGACCAGGTTGGCCGCGCCGTAGCCGAATGCGCCGGCGAGGAGGCCGGTGGCGAGCAGGGCGAGTCCCTGGAGAAGTCGGATGCGCGTGTTCGCCGGCTCCATGAAGATCAGATCTCTCCGCTCTCGGTCCACGCGCGGAGTTTCTCCGGGTTGCGGACGGCCCAGATACGGGTGATGCGGCCGTCGGTGACGTCGAGGGCGGCGACGGTCACGGGGATGCCGGAGAGGTGGGCCACCAGGCCGGGGCGGCCGTTGACCGTC is a genomic window containing:
- a CDS encoding DUF1772 domain-containing protein, with the protein product MDRERRDLIFMEPANTRIRLLQGLALLATGLLAGAFGYGAANLVPTFNAVPLDTRLSFHAELMKMNGITMQAAMAVSTLSSLTLAALTRGRARLIAGTAGLLTLASFLITRLGNVPINGRIKEWALTSAPVDHAEILRRWELFNNLRTLTALAAFALLIVLALRQSPTARERGAA
- a CDS encoding MIP/aquaporin family protein yields the protein MKERLKAHGLIGELSAEFAGTMILILFGCGVVAQVVAGGALTDPAGGLGNHDSIAWAWGLGVTLGVYVAARLSGAHLNPAVTVALATFKGFPWKRVAPYALAQLAGAFVAALIVRWNYTEALAKADPGHTIKTQGVFSTLPANGNTNLPVTEWGALRDQIIGTAILLMLIFAVTDLLGTPPGANLAPFIVGLIVVAIGMAWGTNAGYAINPARDLGPRLASFLTGYGGAWRDQYGNLYFWVPIIGPFIGGVLGAGIYKLLIGRFLPTAEPEPPGRVPAPEES
- the dhaK gene encoding dihydroxyacetone kinase subunit DhaK: MKMLINSPQTVVADALRGLAAAHPELDVDADARVVVRRDASQGGRVGLVSGGGSGHEPLHAGFVGPGMLSAACPGEVFTSPVPDQMLRAAKAVDSGQGVLFVVKNYTGDVLNFDMAAELAEEDGIRVERVLVNDDVAVTDSLYTAGRRGTGATLFVEKIAGAAAEEGAPLEQVAAVARRVNEASGSFGVALSACTTPAKGSPTFDLPDGELELGIGIHGEPGRERRAMMPAREIAEVAVGSVLDDMANAAPVDGPVLALVNGMGATPLLELYGFHAEVARVLADRGVPVARTLVGNYVTSLDMAGCSVTLCRADEEMLRLWDAPVQTAALRWGR
- the glpK gene encoding glycerol kinase GlpK; protein product: MADFVGAVDQGTTSTRFMIFDHAGSEVARHQLEHSQILPRSGWVEHDPVEIWERTNSVIQNALRHGNLDASDLAAVGITNQRETTVVWDPRTGRPYYNAIVWQDTRTDSIAAALERGGQGDVIRRKAGLPPATYFSGGKIQWILENVDGVREAAEQGNALFGNTDCWVLWNLTGGPDGGIHATDVTNASRTMLMDLETLDWDDELLGFFGVPRAMLPTINPSSHPEAYGQTRTSRPLREAIPITGVLGDQQAATVGQVCYAPGEAKNTYGTGNFLVLNTGTELVRSQHGLLTTVAYQFGDSPAVYALEGSIAVTGSAVQWLRDQLKIIGDAAESERLARTVEDSGGIYFVPAFSGLFAPYWRSDARGAIVGLARYHDNGHLARATLEAICYQSRDVVEAMEQDSGVHLDVLKVDGGVTANDLCMQTQADILGVPVSRPVVAETTALGAAYAAGLATGFWRDTDELRTHWQESKRWAPEWSEERRAEGYEGWKRAVERTLDWAKVE